A portion of the Burkholderia pseudomultivorans genome contains these proteins:
- a CDS encoding bestrophin family protein, with the protein MIVRPRQNWLRMLFVWNGSVLQSIIPQLVFMAVVSTLAVFTNGRIFGEKIPLNTAPFTLFGLALAIFLAFRNNASFERFKEARHLWGNLLIAARTLTSQIRRYLPDSVDDAQRNRLADWLIAFTYALKHELRHTDPAPDLQRILGAARADALARKVYKPVAILDELRGEIVRALDRAPGSEATCWMFDAQLDELGKTVGGCERILSTPIPFSYSVLLHRTVYAYCVLLPFGLVDSTEFFTPLICVFISYTLIALEAIANEVAEPFGLAPNALALDAITRTVERSVLELCERELPDEFVPASTYQIT; encoded by the coding sequence ATGATCGTCAGACCACGACAAAACTGGCTCAGGATGCTGTTCGTATGGAACGGTTCCGTGCTGCAATCGATCATTCCGCAGCTCGTGTTCATGGCGGTCGTCAGCACGCTGGCGGTCTTTACGAACGGTCGCATCTTCGGCGAGAAGATTCCGCTGAACACGGCGCCGTTCACGCTGTTCGGGCTGGCGCTCGCGATCTTCCTCGCGTTTCGCAACAACGCGAGCTTCGAACGCTTCAAGGAGGCGCGGCATCTGTGGGGCAACCTGCTGATCGCGGCGCGCACGCTGACGTCGCAGATCCGCCGCTACCTGCCCGACAGCGTCGACGACGCGCAACGCAATCGGCTCGCCGACTGGCTGATCGCGTTCACCTATGCACTCAAGCACGAACTCCGCCATACCGATCCCGCGCCGGACCTGCAGCGGATCCTCGGCGCGGCGCGCGCCGATGCGCTTGCGCGCAAGGTCTACAAGCCGGTTGCGATCCTCGACGAGCTGCGCGGGGAAATCGTCCGCGCGCTCGACCGCGCGCCGGGCAGCGAGGCGACCTGCTGGATGTTCGATGCGCAGCTCGACGAGCTGGGCAAGACGGTCGGCGGGTGCGAGCGGATCCTGTCGACGCCGATTCCGTTCTCGTACAGCGTGTTGCTGCACCGCACGGTGTATGCCTACTGCGTGCTGCTGCCGTTCGGCCTCGTCGATTCGACCGAGTTCTTCACGCCGCTGATCTGCGTGTTCATCTCGTACACGCTGATCGCGCTCGAGGCGATCGCGAACGAAGTCGCGGAACCGTTCGGGCTCGCGCCGAACGCGCTGGCGCTCGACGCGATCACGCGCACGGTCGAGCGATCGGTGCTCGAGCTGTGCGAGCGCGAGCTGCCGGACGAATTCGTGCCGGCGTCGACGTACCAGATCACTTGA
- a CDS encoding nuclear transport factor 2 family protein codes for MTAQEMLDRLAIQDLLTRYCHAVDRRDWHEFERIFAGDAMLDYAAFGGPVGRRADIAAYLKQMTAATRGTQHTISTSLVVVDGDAATARTAGQVMMVSADAMGAERVCFVGLWYRDLLVRSESGWRIQSRMQERSWMQHAPPVAMT; via the coding sequence ATGACCGCGCAGGAAATGCTCGACCGCCTCGCCATCCAGGATTTGCTGACGCGCTACTGTCATGCCGTCGACCGCCGGGACTGGCACGAATTCGAGCGGATCTTCGCCGGCGACGCGATGCTCGACTACGCGGCGTTCGGCGGCCCGGTCGGCCGTCGCGCGGACATCGCGGCCTACCTGAAACAGATGACGGCGGCGACGCGGGGCACGCAGCATACGATCTCGACCTCACTGGTGGTCGTCGACGGCGACGCCGCGACCGCGCGCACCGCCGGACAGGTGATGATGGTGTCGGCCGACGCAATGGGCGCCGAGCGCGTCTGCTTCGTCGGCCTGTGGTATCGCGACCTGCTGGTCCGCAGCGAAAGCGGCTGGCGCATCCAGAGCCGCATGCAGGAGCGCAGCTGGATGCAGCACGCGCCGCCGGTCGCGATGACGTAG
- the trpS gene encoding tryptophan--tRNA ligase encodes MTHPTRPTILTGDRTTGPLHLGHYIGSLRARVQMQHEAKQFLLLADTQALTDNMGRRQRVTENVIEVALDYLAVGIDPAISTIVVQSQVPELAELSQYLLNLVTVARLERNPTIKEEIRLRGFERDIPAGFLTYPVSQAADITAFKATHVPVGDDQLPMIEQTNELVRRFNATVERDVLVECEAVLSAVTRLPGIDGKAKMSKSLGNAITLGSTPDEITKAVKDMYTDPNHLRVDDPGQVEGNVVFTFLDAFEPDVQKVDELKAHYRRGGLGDSVVKRVLNERLQALIEPIRTRRREFEADKAEVMTILRRGTLHAREVAGATLADVKRALGLTYFD; translated from the coding sequence ATGACCCATCCGACCCGCCCGACCATCCTCACCGGCGACCGCACGACCGGCCCGCTGCACCTCGGCCACTACATCGGCTCGCTGCGCGCCCGCGTGCAGATGCAGCACGAAGCGAAGCAGTTCCTGCTGCTCGCCGATACGCAGGCGCTGACCGACAACATGGGCCGACGCCAGCGCGTCACCGAGAACGTGATCGAGGTCGCGCTCGACTATCTGGCGGTCGGCATCGATCCCGCAATCTCGACGATCGTCGTCCAGTCGCAGGTGCCCGAACTGGCCGAACTGTCGCAATACCTGCTCAATCTCGTCACGGTCGCGCGTCTCGAACGCAATCCGACCATCAAGGAAGAGATCCGCCTGCGCGGCTTCGAACGCGACATCCCGGCCGGCTTCCTGACCTACCCCGTGAGCCAGGCCGCCGACATCACCGCGTTCAAGGCGACCCACGTGCCGGTCGGCGACGATCAATTGCCGATGATCGAGCAGACCAACGAACTCGTGCGCCGCTTCAACGCGACCGTCGAGCGCGACGTGCTGGTCGAATGCGAAGCGGTACTGTCGGCGGTCACGCGGCTGCCCGGCATCGACGGCAAGGCGAAGATGAGCAAGTCGCTCGGCAATGCGATCACGCTCGGCTCGACACCGGACGAGATCACGAAGGCCGTCAAGGACATGTACACCGATCCGAACCACCTGCGCGTGGACGATCCCGGCCAGGTCGAAGGCAATGTCGTGTTCACGTTCCTCGACGCGTTCGAACCGGACGTGCAGAAGGTCGACGAGCTCAAGGCGCACTATCGCCGCGGCGGGCTCGGCGACAGCGTCGTCAAGCGCGTGCTGAACGAGCGGCTGCAGGCGCTGATCGAGCCGATTCGCACGCGCCGCCGCGAGTTCGAGGCGGACAAGGCCGAGGTGATGACGATCCTGCGACGCGGCACGCTGCATGCGCGGGAGGTCGCGGGCGCGACGCTGGCCGACGTGAAGCGCGCGCTCGGGCTCACGTATTTCGATTGA
- a CDS encoding lysozyme inhibitor LprI family protein: MMIFVVVDEKKAGGGGGVAGPPVVSMAGNACGTMHASAYSRQLAYKMGRLAPSRRQSFKSAMKKIAFLVFLMLPATSFAGTCADTANGHDDFSCVSRELENSKKDLNAIYQKIYSSTQYKREFEQSQKAWLSYREKQCNGYIAAEASQSQGTGPGLITKDCLLTITRQRVDYLKTLLEKR; the protein is encoded by the coding sequence ATGATGATTTTTGTGGTTGTTGACGAGAAAAAAGCTGGGGGTGGGGGAGGTGTCGCGGGACCGCCTGTGGTCTCGATGGCGGGAAATGCATGCGGAACGATGCACGCGTCGGCGTATTCCCGGCAGCTTGCCTATAAGATGGGACGTCTTGCGCCAAGCCGCCGACAATCTTTCAAGAGCGCCATGAAAAAAATCGCCTTCTTAGTGTTTCTCATGTTGCCCGCGACTTCATTTGCCGGAACGTGCGCCGACACCGCAAATGGCCATGACGATTTTTCCTGCGTCAGCCGCGAGCTGGAAAATTCGAAAAAAGACCTGAATGCGATTTATCAGAAAATATACTCGTCCACCCAATACAAGCGCGAATTTGAACAGTCGCAGAAAGCGTGGCTCAGCTATAGAGAGAAGCAGTGCAATGGTTACATTGCGGCGGAGGCATCGCAGTCCCAGGGTACAGGCCCCGGCTTGATCACGAAAGACTGCCTCCTCACGATCACCAGACAGCGAGTGGATTATCTGAAAACGCTTCTCGAGAAACGGTGA
- a CDS encoding flavin-containing monooxygenase — MAVETTSIDTLVVGAGQAGVAMSEHLGKLGVPHLVLERDRIAERWRTGRWDSLVANGPAWHDRFPGLEFDGLDPDAFASKDQVADYFEAYARKIDAPIRTGVEVTSVVRNTGKPGFVVETSAGTIEATRVVVATGPFQRPVIPPIAPDDASLLQIHSADYRNPGQLPDGAVLVVGAGSSGVQIADELQRAGRRVYLSVGPHDRPPRAYRGRDFCWWLGVLGEWDKEVATPGREHVTIAVSGARGGHTVDFRQLANQGVTLVGLTKSFDGGVATFERDLAVNLARGDENYLSLLDAADAYALRNGLDLPDEPDARRILPNPECVTHPILALDLAAAGVTTIVWATGYAVDYGWLKVDAFAENGKPQHQRGVSKEPGIYFLGLPWLSRRGSSFIWGVWHDAKHIADHIATQRKYLDYHRAAPRRVRACSAQHGDVAHVDPHPLADAMN, encoded by the coding sequence GTGGCAGTCGAAACCACCTCAATCGATACGCTCGTCGTAGGCGCAGGCCAGGCCGGCGTGGCCATGAGCGAGCACCTGGGCAAGCTCGGCGTGCCGCATCTCGTGCTGGAGCGCGACCGCATCGCCGAGCGCTGGCGCACCGGCCGCTGGGATTCGCTCGTCGCGAACGGCCCGGCCTGGCACGATCGCTTTCCGGGGCTCGAATTCGACGGCCTCGACCCCGACGCATTCGCATCGAAGGATCAGGTCGCGGACTACTTCGAAGCCTATGCGCGCAAGATCGACGCGCCGATCCGAACCGGCGTCGAAGTGACGAGCGTCGTGCGCAACACCGGCAAGCCGGGCTTCGTCGTCGAAACCTCGGCAGGCACGATCGAGGCGACCCGCGTGGTGGTCGCCACCGGCCCGTTCCAGCGCCCCGTGATTCCGCCGATCGCACCGGACGACGCCAGCCTGCTGCAGATCCATTCCGCCGACTATCGCAACCCGGGCCAGTTGCCCGACGGCGCCGTGCTGGTGGTCGGCGCGGGCTCGTCGGGCGTGCAGATCGCCGACGAGCTGCAGCGCGCGGGCCGCCGGGTCTATCTGTCGGTCGGCCCGCATGACCGCCCGCCGCGCGCGTATCGCGGCCGCGACTTCTGCTGGTGGCTCGGCGTGCTCGGCGAATGGGACAAGGAAGTCGCGACGCCCGGCCGCGAGCACGTGACGATCGCGGTGAGCGGCGCGCGCGGCGGCCATACGGTCGATTTCCGTCAGCTCGCGAACCAGGGCGTGACGCTCGTCGGGCTGACGAAATCGTTCGACGGCGGCGTGGCGACGTTCGAACGCGATCTCGCGGTCAATCTCGCGCGCGGCGACGAGAACTACCTGTCGCTGCTCGACGCGGCCGACGCATATGCATTGCGCAACGGCCTCGACCTGCCCGACGAACCCGACGCGCGGCGCATCCTGCCGAACCCCGAATGCGTCACGCATCCGATTCTCGCGCTCGACCTGGCGGCGGCCGGCGTGACGACGATCGTCTGGGCGACCGGCTATGCGGTCGACTACGGCTGGCTGAAGGTCGACGCGTTCGCCGAGAACGGCAAGCCGCAGCATCAGCGCGGCGTGTCGAAGGAGCCGGGCATCTACTTCCTCGGGCTGCCGTGGCTGTCGCGGCGCGGCTCCAGCTTTATCTGGGGCGTCTGGCACGACGCGAAGCACATCGCCGATCACATCGCGACGCAGCGCAAATACCTCGACTATCACCGCGCGGCGCCGCGTCGCGTGCGCGCGTGTTCGGCGCAGCACGGCGATGTCGCCCACGTCGATCCGCATCCGCTCGCCGACGCAATGAACTGA
- a CDS encoding RidA family protein: protein MSEPTHTRIRMFNTKDTYPNQSLDNDLCQAVRAGNTVYVRGQVGTDFDGNLIGLGDPRAQAEQAMKNVKQLLEEAGSDLTHIVKTTTYLIDPRYREPVYQEVGKWLKGVYPISTGLVVSALGQPQWLMEIDVIAVIPDNWQPNRA from the coding sequence ATGAGCGAACCTACCCATACCCGTATCCGCATGTTCAACACGAAGGATACCTACCCGAACCAGTCGCTCGACAACGACCTGTGCCAGGCCGTGCGCGCCGGCAACACGGTCTACGTGCGCGGCCAGGTCGGCACCGATTTCGACGGGAACCTGATCGGGCTCGGCGATCCGCGCGCACAGGCCGAGCAGGCGATGAAGAACGTCAAGCAGCTGCTCGAGGAAGCCGGCAGCGACCTCACGCATATCGTCAAGACGACGACCTACCTGATCGACCCGCGCTATCGCGAGCCCGTGTACCAGGAAGTCGGCAAGTGGCTGAAGGGCGTCTATCCGATCTCGACGGGGCTCGTCGTGTCGGCGCTCGGCCAGCCGCAGTGGCTGATGGAGATCGACGTGATCGCGGTGATTCCGGACAACTGGCAGCCGAACCGCGCATAG
- a CDS encoding DUF1028 domain-containing protein, giving the protein MTFSIVGRCPETGQLGIAISSSSIAVGARCPWVRAGVGAVATQNVTLPALGPQILDLIEHEQLAPAAALDRALSANGWSQYRQVTAIDGQGQTACFTGKEALGTHHAVRGEQCVAAGNLLAAPAVIDAMVRAFEQAPGLLADRLLAAMHAAVAAGGEAGPVHSAALKVAGDVTWPIVDLRIDWADADPIGQLDALLQAYRPQMQDYQTRALNPTAAPSYGVPGDE; this is encoded by the coding sequence ATGACTTTCTCCATCGTCGGGCGCTGCCCGGAAACCGGCCAGCTCGGCATCGCGATCAGTTCGTCGAGCATCGCGGTGGGCGCGCGCTGCCCCTGGGTGCGCGCCGGCGTCGGCGCGGTCGCGACGCAGAACGTCACGCTGCCCGCGCTCGGCCCGCAGATCCTCGACCTGATCGAACACGAGCAGCTCGCGCCCGCGGCGGCGCTCGACCGCGCGTTGAGTGCGAACGGCTGGAGCCAGTACCGGCAGGTGACGGCGATCGACGGGCAGGGGCAGACGGCCTGCTTCACCGGCAAGGAAGCGCTCGGCACGCACCATGCGGTGCGCGGCGAGCAATGCGTGGCGGCCGGCAACCTGCTGGCCGCGCCGGCCGTCATCGACGCGATGGTGCGCGCGTTCGAGCAGGCGCCCGGGCTGCTCGCCGATCGCCTGCTGGCCGCGATGCATGCGGCGGTCGCGGCGGGCGGCGAGGCGGGGCCGGTCCATTCGGCGGCGCTGAAGGTGGCCGGCGACGTGACCTGGCCGATCGTCGACCTGCGGATCGACTGGGCCGACGCAGACCCGATCGGGCAGCTGGATGCGCTGTTGCAGGCCTATCGCCCGCAGATGCAGGACTACCAGACGCGCGCGCTGAACCCGACGGCCGCACCGAGCTACGGAGTGCCGGGCGATGAATGA
- the argE gene encoding acetylornithine deacetylase, whose amino-acid sequence MNELSSRALLERLIGFATVSRDSNLEMIDFIRDYLDGFGIASELFYNAERTKASLYATIGPRERGGIALSGHTDVVPVDGQAWTVEPFRLTERDGRLYGRGTADMKGFIAAALAAVPAFVARPLREPVHLVFSYDEEVGCVGVRPMLAELAAREHRPRLCVIGEPTALKPVLGHKGKLAMRCHVKGAACHSAYAPSGVNAIDYAAKLIGRLGEIGAALARPDRHDSRFDPPFSTVQTGLIKGGRALNIVPAECEFDFEVRALPDFDARDVPRTLQDYAESELLPRMRAVQPDTDIRFQPLGAYPGLATAADSDAAQLLAMLTGSAAFGTVAFGTEGGLFGQAGIPTVVCGPGSMDQGHKPDEFVTLEQLHGCDAMLARLAGHLADGA is encoded by the coding sequence ATGAATGAGCTGTCGAGCCGCGCGCTGCTCGAGCGGCTGATCGGTTTCGCGACGGTCAGCCGCGATTCGAACCTCGAGATGATCGACTTCATCCGCGACTATCTCGACGGCTTCGGCATCGCGAGCGAACTGTTCTATAACGCGGAGCGTACGAAGGCGAGCCTGTACGCGACGATCGGGCCGCGCGAGCGCGGCGGCATCGCACTGTCGGGACATACCGACGTGGTGCCGGTGGACGGGCAGGCGTGGACGGTCGAGCCGTTCCGGCTGACCGAGCGCGACGGCCGCCTGTACGGGCGCGGCACGGCCGACATGAAGGGCTTCATCGCAGCGGCGCTGGCGGCCGTGCCGGCATTCGTCGCGCGGCCGCTGCGCGAGCCCGTGCATCTCGTGTTTTCGTACGACGAGGAAGTCGGCTGCGTCGGCGTGCGCCCGATGCTCGCGGAACTGGCCGCGCGCGAACACCGGCCGCGCCTGTGCGTGATCGGCGAGCCGACCGCGCTGAAGCCGGTGCTCGGCCACAAGGGCAAGCTCGCGATGCGCTGCCACGTGAAGGGCGCCGCGTGCCATTCCGCGTACGCGCCGTCCGGCGTCAACGCGATCGACTATGCGGCGAAGCTGATCGGCCGGCTCGGCGAGATCGGTGCGGCGCTCGCGCGGCCGGACCGGCACGACAGCCGTTTCGATCCGCCGTTCTCGACCGTCCAGACCGGATTGATCAAGGGCGGCCGCGCGCTGAACATCGTGCCGGCCGAATGCGAGTTCGACTTCGAGGTGCGTGCGCTGCCGGATTTCGATGCGCGGGACGTGCCGAGGACGCTGCAGGATTATGCGGAATCCGAACTGCTGCCGCGCATGCGTGCGGTGCAGCCGGATACCGACATTCGCTTTCAGCCGCTGGGCGCATATCCGGGGCTGGCGACCGCAGCCGACAGCGACGCCGCGCAGCTGCTCGCGATGCTGACCGGCTCGGCTGCGTTCGGCACCGTCGCGTTCGGCACCGAGGGCGGACTGTTCGGGCAGGCCGGCATCCCGACCGTGGTGTGCGGACCGGGCAGCATGGACCAGGGGCACAAGCCCGACGAGTTCGTCACGCTCGAGCAGTTGCACGGCTGCGACGCGATGCTCGCGCGCCTTGCCGGGCATCTCGCCGACGGAGCCTGA
- a CDS encoding LysR substrate-binding domain-containing protein, translating to MAHYTLRQLKYFVTTVESGSVAEASRQLFIAQPSISSAIKGLEESFGVKLFIRHHAQGVSLTPSGTRFYRKAQELLRIAHEFEQNALADNDVVTGQIDIGCFETVAPLYLPQLIAGFRERYPGVNIRLRDGDQQELVQGLTAGSFDLAFLYDHDLDGTIETEPLMPPQQPYVLLPEQHRFAGQAQVSLRDLSVEPMILLDVQPSRTYFVSLFHELGLTPNIVFASPSIEMVRGMVGQGFGFSLLVTRPHSEYTYDGRRVVTIGISETVSPSGLVSARLKRGQLTKQAQSFVEFCRERLAQINAELPR from the coding sequence GTGGCTCACTACACTTTGCGGCAACTGAAATATTTCGTGACGACGGTCGAATCGGGCAGCGTCGCCGAGGCGTCGCGTCAGCTGTTCATCGCGCAGCCGTCGATCTCCAGTGCAATCAAGGGTCTGGAGGAAAGCTTCGGCGTGAAGCTGTTCATCCGCCATCACGCACAGGGCGTCTCGCTCACGCCGAGCGGCACGCGCTTCTACAGGAAGGCGCAGGAGCTGCTGCGCATCGCGCACGAGTTCGAGCAGAACGCGCTCGCCGACAACGACGTCGTGACGGGCCAGATCGACATCGGCTGCTTCGAGACGGTCGCGCCGCTCTACCTGCCGCAGCTGATCGCGGGTTTCCGGGAACGCTATCCGGGCGTCAACATCCGCCTGCGCGACGGCGACCAGCAGGAGCTCGTGCAGGGTCTGACGGCGGGCAGCTTCGATCTCGCCTTTCTCTACGATCACGATCTCGACGGCACGATCGAGACCGAGCCGCTGATGCCGCCGCAGCAGCCTTACGTGCTGCTGCCGGAGCAGCACCGGTTCGCCGGTCAGGCGCAGGTGTCGCTGCGCGACCTGAGCGTCGAGCCGATGATCCTGCTCGACGTGCAGCCGAGCCGCACGTACTTCGTCAGCCTGTTCCACGAGCTCGGGCTCACGCCCAATATCGTGTTCGCGTCGCCGTCGATCGAAATGGTGCGCGGGATGGTCGGCCAGGGCTTCGGCTTCTCGCTGCTCGTCACGCGTCCGCATTCCGAATACACGTACGACGGCCGCCGCGTCGTGACGATCGGCATCAGCGAAACCGTCAGCCCGTCGGGGCTCGTCAGCGCGCGGCTCAAGCGCGGCCAGCTGACCAAGCAGGCGCAGTCGTTCGTCGAGTTCTGCCGCGAACGGCTCGCGCAGATCAACGCGGAACTGCCGCGCTGA
- a CDS encoding purine-cytosine permease family protein, whose translation MTTADRNASPMIEKHTIGYVPPSDRHGKVRDLFTLWFGGNIAPLPIVTGALGVQLFHLNLMWGIVAIVVGQAVGGVLMALHSAQGPQMGIPQMIQSRAQFGSWGALLVTVIAAVMYVGFFASNIVLAGKSVHGIAPSVPVPVGIVIGAVGSGLIGIVGYRFIHILNRIGTWVLGIGIAVGFWMILTHVATDDFLTRGGFNFAGWLATVSLSALWQIAFAPYVSDYSRYLPENVGVASTFWATYLGCTIGSTLAFVFGAVAVLAVPAGADTMDAVKQATGPLGPLMLVLFLLSVISHNALNLYGAVLAVITSVQTFAYRWIPTAKARAVLSVVIFVACCYAAIGASTNFIGHLVDLVLALLVVLVPWTAINLIDFYVIHKGKYDIKSIFMVDGGIYGRFNPQALIAYAIGILVQIPFMNTPMYAGPIPAHLGGADLSWLVGLLLTSPLYYWLATRDSAYRRRQAGAHLPPTAAR comes from the coding sequence ATGACCACCGCGGACCGCAACGCGTCCCCCATGATAGAGAAACACACGATCGGCTACGTGCCGCCCTCGGACCGGCACGGCAAGGTGCGCGATCTGTTCACGCTCTGGTTCGGCGGCAACATCGCGCCGCTGCCGATCGTGACCGGCGCGCTCGGCGTACAGCTGTTTCACCTGAACCTGATGTGGGGGATCGTCGCGATCGTCGTCGGCCAGGCGGTCGGCGGCGTGCTGATGGCGCTGCATTCGGCGCAGGGCCCGCAGATGGGCATCCCGCAGATGATCCAGAGCCGCGCGCAGTTCGGCTCGTGGGGCGCGCTGCTCGTCACCGTGATCGCGGCCGTGATGTACGTCGGCTTCTTCGCGTCGAACATCGTGCTGGCCGGCAAGTCGGTGCACGGCATCGCGCCGTCGGTGCCGGTGCCGGTCGGCATCGTGATCGGCGCGGTCGGCTCGGGGCTGATCGGCATCGTCGGCTACCGCTTCATCCACATCCTGAACCGCATCGGCACGTGGGTGCTCGGCATCGGCATCGCCGTCGGCTTCTGGATGATCCTCACGCACGTCGCGACCGACGATTTCCTCACGCGCGGCGGCTTCAATTTCGCGGGCTGGCTCGCGACGGTGTCGCTGTCGGCGCTGTGGCAGATCGCGTTCGCGCCGTACGTGTCGGACTATTCGCGCTATCTGCCGGAGAACGTCGGCGTCGCGTCGACGTTCTGGGCGACCTATCTCGGCTGCACGATCGGCTCGACGCTCGCCTTCGTGTTCGGCGCGGTCGCGGTGCTCGCGGTGCCGGCCGGCGCCGACACGATGGATGCGGTCAAGCAGGCGACGGGCCCGCTCGGCCCGCTGATGCTGGTGCTGTTCCTGCTGAGCGTGATCAGCCACAACGCGCTGAACCTGTACGGCGCGGTGCTCGCGGTGATCACGTCGGTGCAGACCTTCGCGTACCGGTGGATTCCGACCGCGAAGGCGCGCGCGGTGCTGTCGGTCGTGATCTTCGTCGCGTGCTGCTACGCGGCGATCGGCGCGTCGACGAACTTCATCGGCCACCTCGTCGATCTGGTGCTCGCGCTGCTCGTCGTGCTGGTGCCCTGGACCGCGATCAACCTGATCGACTTCTACGTGATCCACAAGGGCAAGTACGACATCAAGTCGATCTTCATGGTGGACGGCGGCATCTACGGCCGCTTCAATCCGCAGGCGCTGATCGCGTATGCGATCGGCATCCTGGTGCAGATCCCGTTCATGAACACGCCGATGTATGCGGGTCCGATTCCCGCGCATCTCGGCGGCGCGGACCTGTCCTGGCTGGTCGGGCTGCTGCTGACCTCGCCGCTGTACTACTGGCTCGCGACGCGCGACAGCGCGTACCGGCGCCGGCAGGCGGGCGCGCACCTGCCGCCGACGGCGGCACGCTGA